In a single window of the Arachis hypogaea cultivar Tifrunner chromosome 6, arahy.Tifrunner.gnm2.J5K5, whole genome shotgun sequence genome:
- the LOC112696746 gene encoding uncharacterized protein — MSTSARKKLHLNTVSVKLGCGSSCRRPKLSRIFHPKPKPKNPTLQKHKLFNLSSWNHNENDTATSTTTPTNTTFSPCYIDSSHFSDSSESNNNNNGKEARRVGGLGRAGGEGVAVEKDSDDPYLDFRHSMLQMILENEIYSKEDLRELLNCFLQLNSPYHHGVIVRAFTEIWNGVFSVRSSSSARFHFNRNNNKPFHLV, encoded by the coding sequence ATGTCCACCTCCGCCAGAAAAAAGCTTCACCTGAACACAGTTTCAGTGAAACTAGGGTGTGGCAGCAGTTGCAGAAGGCCAAAACTCTCTCGAATATTCCACCCTAAACCAAAACCCAAGAACCCCACTCTCCAAAAACACAAACTTTTCAACCTCTCTTCTTGGAATCATAACGAGAACGACACCGCCACAAGCACCACCACCCCAACCAACACCACCTTCTCCCCTTGCTACATTGATTCCTCTCACTTCTCCGACTCATCAgagagcaacaacaacaacaacggaaAGGAGGCTCGGAGAGTGGGAGGTCTCGGAAGAGCCGGCGGAGAAGGCGTGGCGGTGGAGAAAGACTCCGATGACCCTTACTTGGATTTCCGGCACTCCATGCTTCAGATGATTCTTGAGAACGAGATATACTCGAAGGAAGACCTGAGGGAGCTTCTCAACTGTTTTCTTCAGCTGAATTCACCGTATCACCATGGTGTTATAGTTAGAGCTTTCACTGAGATCTGGAATGGGGTCTTCTCTGTAAGGTCAAGTTCTTCAGCCAGGTTTCACTTCAACCGTAATAATAATAAGCCATTCCACCTTGTATAG